One Gloeothece verrucosa PCC 7822 DNA window includes the following coding sequences:
- a CDS encoding photosystem II high light acclimation radical SAM protein, with protein sequence MNQRVLYVRLPCNPIFPIGVVYLADHLHKLFPDLEQKIFDLGTVPPLDFNESLDRCIDEFKPTLLVFSWRDIQIYAPVGGRGGNPLQNAFEFFYAKNPLIRLRGALGGLKVTTAYYGELWRNRGLIRRGLARAKKYHPDAKMVVGGGAVSVFYEQLKTMLPQGTIVSVGEGEVLLERVLRGEDFSDQRCYVVGETQPRQRMIHEFPTPIEKSACNYDYIASIWSEFDYYFQENDFYVGVQTKRGCPHNCCYCVYTVVEGKQVRINPADEVVKEMRQLYDRGIRNFWFTDAQFIPARKFIDDAVELLEKILDSGMRDIHWAAYIRADNLTPQLCDLMVKTGMNYFEIGITSGSQELVRKMRMGYNLRTVLQNCRDLKAAGFNDLVSVNYSFNVIDETFDTIRQTIAYHRELERIFGVDKVEPAIFFIGLQPHTHLEQYAFQKEIIKPGYNPMSMMPWTAMKLLWNPEPLGSFFGEVCLQAWQQNPNDFGREVMKILEERLGCADLEEALTAPLEPKKKALALA encoded by the coding sequence ATGAATCAGCGAGTTCTTTATGTCCGTCTCCCTTGTAACCCAATATTTCCTATCGGTGTTGTCTATCTAGCCGATCATCTTCATAAGTTGTTCCCCGATCTCGAGCAAAAAATCTTTGATCTCGGCACTGTGCCGCCGTTAGATTTTAACGAGTCCTTAGATCGTTGTATTGATGAATTTAAGCCGACTCTGCTGGTATTCTCTTGGCGAGACATTCAAATTTACGCGCCAGTAGGCGGAAGAGGCGGAAATCCTCTGCAAAATGCTTTTGAGTTTTTCTATGCCAAAAACCCTCTGATTAGGTTAAGAGGAGCTTTAGGAGGATTAAAAGTTACAACCGCTTATTATGGAGAACTTTGGCGAAATCGAGGCTTAATTCGTCGCGGACTGGCCAGGGCCAAGAAATATCATCCAGATGCCAAAATGGTTGTCGGAGGCGGTGCGGTGAGTGTCTTTTATGAACAGTTAAAGACGATGTTACCTCAAGGAACGATTGTTTCTGTGGGAGAGGGAGAAGTCTTATTAGAAAGAGTTTTGCGAGGTGAAGATTTTTCGGACCAACGCTGTTATGTGGTGGGAGAGACACAACCGAGACAGAGAATGATTCATGAGTTTCCCACTCCTATCGAAAAAAGTGCCTGTAATTACGACTATATCGCCAGTATATGGTCAGAATTTGACTATTATTTCCAAGAAAACGACTTTTATGTCGGGGTACAAACCAAGCGAGGTTGTCCTCACAACTGCTGTTATTGCGTTTATACGGTGGTAGAAGGAAAACAAGTGCGTATTAACCCGGCTGATGAAGTGGTTAAAGAAATGCGCCAACTTTATGACCGAGGAATTCGGAATTTTTGGTTTACCGATGCTCAATTTATCCCCGCCCGCAAGTTTATTGATGATGCGGTAGAGTTGTTAGAAAAAATACTTGATTCGGGTATGAGGGATATCCATTGGGCGGCTTATATTCGAGCAGATAATTTAACCCCCCAATTATGTGATTTAATGGTCAAAACGGGGATGAATTATTTTGAGATAGGAATCACTAGCGGCTCTCAAGAGTTGGTGCGAAAGATGCGGATGGGATATAATTTGCGTACTGTCTTGCAAAATTGCCGTGACTTAAAAGCGGCAGGATTTAATGATTTGGTGTCAGTGAATTATTCATTTAATGTCATTGATGAAACTTTTGATACTATCCGTCAAACCATCGCTTATCACCGAGAATTAGAGCGAATATTTGGGGTTGATAAGGTTGAGCCAGCGATCTTTTTTATTGGGTTACAACCTCATACTCACCTAGAACAATATGCTTTTCAAAAGGAGATCATCAAACCTGGGTATAATCCCATGAGTATGATGCCTTGGACGGCCATGAAGTTATTATGGAATCCGGAACCATTAGGGTCTTTTTTTGGAGAAGTATGTCTGCAAGCTTGGCAACAAAATCCTAATGATTTTGGGCGCGAGGTGATGAAAATTCTCGAGGAACGCTTAGGATGCGCGGATTTAGAAGAAGCGTTAACGGCTCCTTTAGAGCCTAAGAAAAAAGCTTTAGCCTTAGCTTAA
- a CDS encoding GNAT family N-acetyltransferase produces MDCRHIQFCLDKSKIDLIQLQNLYNITSFWARDRQIEDLEIAIANSNPVVSVWDGNRMIGCARATSDGIYRATIWDVVIDPDYQGFGLGRKLVETVLSHPLLNRVERVYLMTTYQQNFYQRIGFEENQSTTMILYNSEAPKPLPILEQQTQAKLEELSTVFV; encoded by the coding sequence ATGGATTGCCGTCACATTCAATTTTGTCTCGACAAATCAAAAATTGATCTGATTCAACTGCAAAATCTCTACAATATTACTTCATTTTGGGCACGAGACCGCCAAATTGAAGATTTAGAAATAGCAATTGCTAACAGCAATCCGGTTGTCAGTGTCTGGGACGGAAATCGAATGATAGGCTGTGCTAGGGCAACTTCAGACGGAATTTATCGAGCTACCATTTGGGATGTGGTCATTGACCCCGACTATCAAGGATTTGGTTTAGGCCGTAAATTAGTGGAGACTGTCTTAAGTCATCCTCTGCTGAACCGAGTAGAAAGAGTTTATTTGATGACCACCTACCAACAAAATTTTTATCAACGCATTGGATTTGAAGAGAACCAGTCAACTACTATGATTCTCTATAATTCTGAGGCTCCTAAACCGTTGCCCATTCTTGAGCAACAGACTCAGGCGAAGCTAGAGGAATTAAGCACTGTATTTGTGTGA